In the genome of Ignavibacteriales bacterium, one region contains:
- a CDS encoding chloride channel protein, with product MKSLTKLYTKFSRSVADSIEKLKMTEYTFMISISVIIGVLAGFAAVLIRLMIHFVADIAFPGEGNFLQDVTNSAWYIILLVPMIGGLIVGPMIHFFAPEAKGHGVPEVMQAILLKGGKIRGRVAFIKTISSAITIGTGGSVGREGPIIQIGSSLGSLVGQFLRISSKRLKTFVGCGAAAGIAAAFNAPIAGALFAVEIILMDYAVVQFAPIIISAVVATLISHTFEGNFAAFLVPQFHLYSPYEIIIYLVLGLASGLVSYLFIKVLYFFEDFFDNKIQMQEYLKPVLGGLAIGLIALLYPQIMGVGYETMDDAFYGNLLWHTAFILIFVKIIATSITLGSGGSGGIFAPSLYMGAMLGYAFGVLSNNLFPDITAPAGAYAVVAMGGLVAGTARAPLTAIIIVFELTNDYRIILPLMVTCIISTLVSSKLSRESIYTLKLLLKNIGIREGAEINVMESIYVRDVFSKEFDVIREHENFNLVVNRVLRSKSPEFPVLNSEDEIKGMISIYDIKEHLFEKESLKDLLIAGDFADPVFNTAFPDENCQAALDKMKKHDYEGIPVVESPGSKKILGMLWRKDIQDAYQKEIENRDITSTLASSISMKDDEHHHRFMEGYSIVEIKPPASFIGRSIRQLNIRKEYGVDVLSIKTKEKKGERINAIPNPDYVIKIDDTLLIAGEVKNINLLQSVN from the coding sequence ATGAAAAGTCTTACAAAGTTATACACAAAGTTCTCCCGCTCAGTTGCTGATTCAATAGAAAAACTGAAGATGACTGAATACACATTTATGATAAGTATTTCAGTTATCATTGGTGTGCTTGCCGGATTTGCCGCAGTGCTTATCCGCTTGATGATCCACTTCGTTGCGGATATAGCATTCCCCGGTGAAGGAAATTTTCTCCAGGATGTTACAAACTCCGCGTGGTATATAATCCTTCTTGTTCCTATGATCGGCGGATTAATTGTCGGACCGATGATACATTTTTTTGCTCCTGAAGCAAAAGGTCACGGAGTACCCGAAGTAATGCAGGCAATTCTTTTGAAAGGCGGAAAGATCCGCGGAAGAGTTGCATTCATTAAAACGATATCATCTGCAATTACAATCGGAACCGGCGGATCGGTTGGCAGGGAAGGACCGATAATTCAGATCGGTTCAAGCCTTGGTTCATTAGTCGGACAGTTCCTTCGCATATCAAGTAAAAGATTAAAAACATTTGTCGGATGCGGTGCCGCTGCCGGTATTGCGGCTGCATTCAATGCGCCGATAGCCGGAGCGTTATTCGCTGTTGAAATTATACTGATGGATTATGCCGTTGTTCAATTCGCGCCGATAATTATTTCCGCGGTTGTGGCCACACTAATCTCACACACCTTTGAAGGAAACTTTGCTGCGTTCCTTGTTCCGCAGTTTCATCTTTATTCGCCTTATGAAATAATTATTTACTTAGTGCTGGGACTCGCAAGTGGTTTGGTTTCCTACCTCTTTATAAAAGTGCTTTATTTCTTTGAGGATTTTTTTGACAACAAAATTCAGATGCAGGAATACTTAAAACCTGTACTTGGCGGTTTGGCAATCGGGTTAATCGCTTTACTCTATCCTCAGATTATGGGCGTTGGTTATGAAACTATGGATGATGCTTTTTACGGAAACCTGTTGTGGCATACGGCATTCATATTAATTTTTGTTAAGATCATCGCCACGTCTATTACACTTGGCTCAGGAGGATCTGGAGGTATATTTGCACCTTCACTTTATATGGGCGCGATGCTTGGCTATGCGTTTGGTGTTCTGTCCAATAATCTGTTCCCCGACATTACAGCGCCCGCAGGCGCTTACGCTGTTGTTGCAATGGGCGGACTTGTCGCCGGAACCGCAAGAGCCCCGTTAACCGCCATCATCATCGTGTTTGAACTTACAAATGATTACAGGATAATCCTTCCTTTGATGGTGACATGTATCATCAGTACACTTGTTTCATCCAAACTTTCGCGCGAATCAATTTATACTCTTAAACTATTGCTGAAGAATATAGGGATAAGAGAAGGCGCTGAAATAAATGTGATGGAATCTATTTATGTGCGTGATGTTTTTTCAAAAGAATTTGATGTGATAAGAGAACACGAAAATTTCAACCTTGTTGTTAACAGGGTGTTGAGAAGTAAAAGTCCTGAATTTCCCGTCTTGAATTCAGAAGATGAAATAAAAGGAATGATATCTATCTATGATATCAAAGAACATCTTTTTGAAAAAGAATCATTGAAGGATTTACTCATCGCCGGTGATTTTGCCGACCCCGTTTTTAACACAGCCTTTCCTGATGAGAACTGCCAGGCAGCTTTGGACAAAATGAAAAAACATGACTACGAAGGAATCCCGGTAGTTGAATCACCCGGAAGCAAAAAAATACTCGGTATGCTTTGGCGTAAGGATATACAGGACGCATACCAGAAAGAAATTGAAAACCGCGACATCACCTCAACACTTGCCAGCAGCATAAGTATGAAGGATGATGAACATCACCACAGGTTTATGGAAGGGTATTCAATAGTTGAAATAAAACCTCCCGCATCTTTTATCGGCAGATCGATCCGCCAATTAAATATCCGTAAGGAATATGGGGTTGATGTTCTCTCGATCAAAACCAAGGAGAAGAAAGGTGAAAGGATTAACGCAATTCCTAATCCTGACTACGTTATAAAAATTGATGACACACTTTTAATTGCCGGTGAAGTAAAGAATATAAATTTATTGCAGAGTGTAAACTGA
- a CDS encoding SDR family oxidoreductase — protein MKNKICIVTGANTGIGKATAAGLASLGAEVIMICRNKEKGEEAKRQIIKQTKNELVHLLVADLSSMNEIKKLSEEIHNKFSKIDVLINNAGIILHQRQVTVDGYEYQFAANYLSNVLLIHLLMDLLLKASPSRIINVSSGAHRGVGINFNDLHSEKDYQYLRVYSMTKLSQILFTYKLAKELNGTGITVNALSPGVVATNLLSDFQGKPRALGFIHKLKNDNPEKGAETPLYLATSDEVKNISGKYFANKKVEETSMSSYDQNTTDRLWNESLKLCGITKFGS, from the coding sequence ATGAAAAATAAAATTTGTATAGTAACCGGCGCAAACACCGGAATTGGAAAAGCAACTGCCGCAGGATTAGCATCACTTGGCGCTGAAGTAATAATGATTTGCCGCAATAAAGAAAAAGGCGAAGAAGCTAAACGGCAGATCATCAAACAAACTAAAAATGAATTGGTCCATCTGCTCGTCGCTGACCTTTCTTCAATGAATGAAATAAAAAAACTTTCTGAAGAGATACATAATAAGTTCAGCAAGATAGATGTTCTTATAAATAATGCTGGAATTATTCTTCATCAGCGCCAGGTGACAGTTGATGGCTATGAATACCAGTTTGCTGCAAACTATCTGTCAAATGTTTTGCTTATCCACTTGCTGATGGACTTATTATTGAAAGCATCACCATCAAGAATAATAAATGTTTCATCAGGCGCGCACAGGGGAGTGGGAATAAATTTTAATGATCTGCACTCCGAAAAAGACTATCAATACCTCCGCGTTTATAGTATGACAAAACTTTCGCAAATTTTATTCACTTACAAACTTGCAAAAGAATTGAACGGGACAGGAATAACAGTAAACGCTCTCAGTCCCGGAGTCGTTGCAACAAACCTGCTAAGTGACTTCCAGGGAAAACCGCGAGCACTCGGATTCATTCACAAACTTAAAAATGATAATCCTGAGAAAGGAGCGGAAACTCCTTTATATCTTGCGACTTCAGATGAAGTGAAAAATATATCCGGAAAATATTTTGCCAATAAAAAAGTTGAAGAGACTTCAATGTCAAGTTATGACCAGAATACAACTGACAGGCTGTGGAATGAGAGTCTGAAGTTATGCGGCATAACAAAATTTGGTTCATAA
- a CDS encoding ABC transporter ATP-binding protein, which produces MTGEKVIEVSGLSKKFKDLKAVDSLNLSVHRGDVFGFLGPNGAGKSTTIRMLLSLIRPNQGTIKIFGKSLNENRNEILRKVGAIVEKPDFYGYLSAYKNLEILGRLSGADVSRKKIFELLELVGLEKRFKSKVKTYSHGMKQRLGIAQALLHDPELIILDEPTTGLDPQGMKEIRDLILMLSNEKKKTIFLSSHILYEVELVANRMIIISKGTTKVEGEVNELLNSNKLRVTFEVSDPGSVQSLLNNSQWSSKLESVANNKFIFSMQDTDIAPLNRYLNENNIMVSAVIPTRSLEEYFLQITEKAS; this is translated from the coding sequence TTGACAGGCGAAAAAGTTATTGAGGTATCGGGGTTAAGTAAAAAGTTTAAAGACCTTAAAGCGGTTGACAGCCTTAATTTATCGGTACATCGCGGGGATGTCTTTGGTTTTCTTGGCCCTAACGGCGCAGGAAAAAGCACAACAATAAGGATGCTTTTATCGCTCATTCGCCCAAACCAGGGTACGATAAAAATATTTGGTAAATCACTCAATGAAAACCGCAACGAAATTCTAAGAAAAGTCGGGGCGATTGTAGAGAAGCCTGATTTTTACGGTTACCTGTCTGCATATAAAAATCTTGAGATACTTGGAAGACTTTCAGGTGCGGATGTTTCCAGAAAAAAAATTTTTGAACTGCTCGAACTGGTAGGACTGGAAAAAAGGTTTAAGAGTAAAGTAAAAACATATTCACATGGAATGAAGCAAAGGCTTGGTATTGCGCAGGCATTACTTCACGATCCTGAATTAATTATTCTCGATGAACCGACAACAGGTCTTGACCCGCAGGGAATGAAGGAAATACGCGACCTCATCCTGATGTTAAGCAATGAAAAAAAGAAAACAATTTTTCTGTCATCTCACATTTTGTATGAAGTGGAACTTGTCGCCAACAGGATGATAATAATAAGTAAAGGTACGACTAAAGTAGAGGGCGAAGTAAATGAACTTCTTAATTCGAATAAACTGCGTGTTACCTTTGAGGTAAGTGACCCCGGTTCAGTCCAGTCACTTTTAAATAATAGCCAGTGGAGTAGTAAACTGGAATCAGTTGCCAATAATAAATTTATTTTTTCGATGCAGGATACTGATATAGCTCCGTTGAACAGGTATCTTAATGAAAATAATATTATGGTGAGTGCGGTTATTCCAACCCGTTCGCTTGAAGAATACTTCCTGCAGATAACAGAAAAGGCATCATAA
- a CDS encoding ABC transporter permease, whose product MITLIRIELFKIFKKWRTYIGFIAIGLLVGVIQLAMALEGSNSLKFMTRNIQQSFLFVGNLLNGYFVSYLILGALAVHIPFLITLVAGDLLAGEATAGTYRLLITRPVSRFRIVASKFIAGMIYTAMLILFLAVMSLGLGTLIFGTGELLVLSNNTIIIFATDDIIWRFLFGYAFATLSMTVVTALAFLFSSLVENAIGPIVTTMAIIIVFLIISAIQIDIFQTIQPYLFTTYMSSWRSFFDDPVDYNDILQSVLVLVGHIVGLFSLTVYLFRKKDILT is encoded by the coding sequence ATGATAACCCTGATAAGAATTGAACTTTTTAAGATTTTCAAAAAGTGGAGAACATATATTGGTTTTATTGCCATAGGATTGCTGGTTGGTGTTATTCAGCTTGCTATGGCGCTTGAAGGTTCAAACTCACTAAAGTTTATGACAAGAAATATTCAGCAGTCATTCTTGTTTGTCGGAAACCTGTTGAACGGGTACTTCGTTTCATATCTTATTCTTGGTGCGCTTGCCGTGCATATTCCTTTTCTGATAACGCTTGTAGCCGGTGATCTTTTAGCTGGAGAAGCTACTGCAGGAACCTACAGATTATTAATCACGCGCCCCGTTTCAAGGTTCAGAATAGTTGCATCAAAATTTATTGCGGGAATGATCTACACCGCAATGCTGATCCTGTTTCTTGCTGTGATGAGCCTTGGTTTAGGCACATTGATTTTTGGTACAGGTGAATTGTTGGTGCTGAGCAACAATACAATAATTATTTTTGCGACGGATGATATAATTTGGAGATTTCTGTTTGGCTACGCTTTTGCAACATTAAGTATGACAGTTGTCACCGCTCTTGCTTTTCTCTTTTCTTCTTTAGTTGAAAACGCGATCGGACCTATAGTTACAACGATGGCGATAATAATAGTCTTCCTGATTATTTCAGCAATTCAGATTGATATATTTCAAACGATTCAACCATATCTGTTCACAACTTATATGTCAAGCTGGCGATCATTTTTTGATGACCCGGTAGACTACAATGATATTCTGCAATCAGTACTTGTGCTTGTGGGGCACATTGTGGGATTGTTCTCACTTACAGTTTATTTATTCAGAAAAAAAGATATTCTTACATAA
- the cadA gene encoding cadmium-translocating P-type ATPase — protein MEIKLKNLDCAACAHKIETRLNKIDNVRNISINTLTSVLKIDYDDFDRIKAAIAEVDDNIVVERIASFKSLKDDDDEKVRNEIIRIVLVLILFGCAILFESLRIFDAGSLVLIFLFISAYLVSGWTVLLKAIKNIFRGKIFDENFLMAIATIGAIAINELNEAVAVMLFYNIGEFLQGLSVRRSRNSIKSLLEFKPDSANQLINGEVIKVSPEAITIGSEIIVKPGEKIPLDGTVTEGESYLDTMPLTGESIPKFVKPGSTVLAGTINKSSLLKIKTIKLFSDTSVAKILHLAENAVSKKAEPEKFISKFARYYTPAVVAIATLIAFLPPLLYPFSETYSEWIYRALVILVISCPCALVISIPLGYFGGIGAASRRGILVKGSNYLDALTEVKTIVYDKTGTITKGRFDVTSVKPLNGFSENELLRYASIAESNSNHPIAVAIKDKSGITIQNSDIKNYEEVPGHGVKVESGDKIIVAGNDRILHKESIEHDKCELSETVVHIAMNNKYAGFISVSDEIKPDSADAFKQLKEAGIHEQIILTGDNEKSANLIASNVSADKVYSGLMPEEKVSHLEKIISEKKHSGKIAFVGDGINDAPVLSRADIGIAMGAYGSDAAIEAADVVIMTDSLSKIGEAIDVAKQTRKIVWQNIFFAMGVKAIFIAMGSAGIASMWEAVFADMGVALLAIINSTRLMRK, from the coding sequence ATGGAAATCAAACTTAAAAATTTAGACTGTGCGGCTTGTGCTCATAAAATTGAAACCCGACTGAACAAAATTGATAATGTCAGAAATATCAGTATCAACACACTTACATCTGTTTTAAAAATTGATTACGATGACTTTGATAGGATCAAAGCTGCAATTGCTGAAGTTGATGACAATATTGTTGTTGAAAGGATAGCTTCATTTAAAAGTTTGAAAGATGATGACGATGAAAAGGTGAGAAATGAGATAATAAGGATTGTTTTGGTTCTTATTCTATTTGGATGTGCAATCCTTTTTGAATCATTAAGAATTTTTGATGCAGGATCTTTGGTTTTAATTTTTCTTTTTATTAGTGCATACCTGGTCAGCGGCTGGACTGTATTATTAAAAGCAATAAAGAATATTTTTCGCGGAAAAATATTTGATGAAAATTTTTTAATGGCTATTGCCACAATTGGTGCTATTGCTATTAATGAATTAAATGAAGCAGTAGCTGTAATGCTTTTTTATAATATTGGTGAATTCCTTCAGGGGCTTTCTGTAAGACGATCAAGAAACTCCATCAAATCACTTCTTGAATTTAAACCGGATTCTGCAAATCAGTTAATAAATGGTGAAGTAATCAAAGTTTCACCTGAAGCAATCACTATTGGATCAGAAATAATTGTCAAACCTGGTGAAAAGATTCCTCTTGATGGTACTGTAACGGAAGGCGAGTCCTATCTTGATACCATGCCATTAACAGGCGAATCGATTCCGAAATTTGTTAAGCCCGGAAGCACAGTCCTGGCAGGAACGATTAATAAATCATCTTTACTAAAAATTAAAACAATAAAATTATTTAGTGATACTTCTGTTGCAAAAATATTACACCTCGCTGAAAATGCCGTCTCCAAAAAAGCTGAACCGGAAAAATTCATTTCAAAGTTTGCCAGGTATTATACACCCGCTGTAGTCGCAATCGCGACATTGATAGCTTTTCTGCCTCCACTACTTTATCCATTCAGTGAAACATATTCAGAGTGGATTTACAGGGCATTGGTAATCCTTGTAATATCATGTCCGTGCGCATTAGTTATAAGTATTCCGCTTGGTTATTTTGGAGGAATCGGGGCGGCTTCGAGAAGAGGGATTCTTGTCAAAGGTTCAAATTATCTTGATGCACTGACAGAAGTAAAAACAATTGTCTACGATAAAACCGGCACTATAACAAAGGGAAGATTTGATGTCACAAGTGTAAAACCGTTAAATGGCTTTAGTGAAAATGAACTGCTCAGATATGCATCAATAGCTGAATCAAATTCGAATCATCCAATTGCCGTTGCAATAAAAGATAAGTCCGGAATAACTATACAAAATTCTGATATAAAGAATTATGAAGAAGTTCCGGGTCACGGTGTAAAAGTTGAATCAGGAGATAAAATTATTGTAGCGGGTAATGACAGAATACTTCACAAAGAATCAATTGAACACGACAAGTGTGAGTTGAGTGAAACTGTTGTACATATTGCGATGAATAATAAGTATGCAGGTTTCATTTCTGTTTCCGATGAAATCAAACCGGATTCTGCTGACGCATTTAAACAACTAAAAGAAGCCGGGATTCATGAACAAATAATACTTACAGGCGATAATGAAAAGTCAGCGAACTTGATTGCCTCAAATGTCAGCGCTGATAAAGTTTATTCAGGATTGATGCCTGAAGAAAAAGTATCGCACCTGGAGAAAATTATTTCAGAGAAAAAACATTCGGGAAAGATTGCATTTGTCGGTGACGGAATAAACGATGCGCCCGTACTTTCAAGAGCTGATATAGGAATTGCGATGGGCGCGTATGGTTCCGATGCCGCTATTGAAGCAGCCGATGTTGTGATTATGACAGACAGTCTTTCAAAGATAGGTGAAGCAATTGATGTGGCTAAACAAACCCGTAAAATTGTATGGCAGAATATTTTCTTTGCTATGGGTGTTAAAGCAATCTTTATAGCTATGGGCAGCGCAGGTATCGCATCAATGTGGGAAGCCGTATTTGCAGATATGGGTGTCGCCCTGCTTGCCATTATAAATTCAACAAGACTTATGCGCAAATAA
- a CDS encoding vitamin B12-dependent ribonucleotide reductase has protein sequence MQINRLFTEAGKDPLSSMEFEKRTSEIKNPDGSTVFKMEDVYVPAQWSQVATDIIAQKYFRKAGVPKLLKKNKEKGIPSWLQPAKADIEKLEQLPEKERFSSETDSRQVFHRLAGCWTYWGWIANYFSSEDDAKAFYDELVYMLANQMAAPNSPQWFNTGLNWAYGISGPSQGHYYVDYKTGELTASTDAYTHPQPHACFIQSVKDDLVNEGGIMDLWVREARLFKYGSGTGSNFSDIRGSQETLSGGGRSSGLMSFLKIGDRSAGAIKSGGTTRRAAKMVTLDLDHPDIEEYINWKVVEEQKVAAIVAGSKLCNIHLNKIMKACYDEHPENDRFNKNVNKRLKQAVLEARKVQIPNNYIERVIHLAKLGFKSIEFPVYDTDWNSDSYATVSGQNSNNSIRVTNDFMQAVQNDGNWNLYWRVEKKKARNEKRSPKPCKTLKARELYDQISYAAWSCADPGIQFHSTINEWHTCPEDGEIKASNPCSEYMFLDDTACNLASLNLVKFYNSSVQKFDIEAYRHATKIWTMVLEISVLMAQFPSKEIAKYSYEFRTLGLGYANLGSLLMLQGIPYDSSEAFAICGAITSIMHMSSYAASAEISKEIGPFPKYDRNKNHMLRVIRNHRRAAYNVPKEEYEGLSIYPVGIDPKHCPSDLLKAAREDADKALELGSQFGFRNAQVTVIAPTGTIGLVMDCDTTGVEPDFALVKFKKLAGGGYFKIINQSIPPALERLGYNKDQITEIVKYAKGSGTLAGCPYINHESLKAKGFTPEALTKLDKAIPSAFELSFAFNKFTLGEEFLTAKLGIPSEEINSFDFNLLTTLGFSKQEIASANDYVCGTMTIEGAPFLKHEHYPVFDCANRCGKKGTRFIRPIAHIRMMASAQPFISGAISKTINLPNQASVEDVKDAYLQSWKMGIKANALYRDGSKLSQPLNSVSEEELEALMDEKERNDIVKVAEKIIHRYIAKRRRLPDRRSGYTQKAKINGQSVYIRTGEYENGQIGEIFIDMHREGASFRSLLNCFAISISLGLQHGVPLEEFIDAFVFTKFEPSGMVSGNDKIKMSTSVIDYIFRELAVTYLGRNDLSHVDPDEIKSKASPGIVKKLSEPEFISEELISERVVELDEEKLSSYRNSMTTVENSGKRSESFNRSGSNFSKTIRQAIERGYTGDICTECQSVTMVRNGTCLKCITCGATSGCS, from the coding sequence ATGCAAATTAATAGACTGTTTACTGAGGCTGGTAAGGATCCTCTATCTTCAATGGAGTTTGAAAAAAGAACATCAGAGATAAAAAATCCTGATGGTTCAACTGTATTTAAGATGGAAGATGTTTACGTGCCGGCACAATGGTCGCAGGTTGCAACAGACATCATCGCGCAAAAATATTTTCGTAAAGCAGGGGTGCCAAAACTCCTGAAAAAAAATAAGGAGAAAGGAATTCCTTCATGGCTTCAGCCTGCAAAAGCTGATATTGAGAAACTTGAACAGCTTCCTGAGAAAGAAAGATTTTCATCAGAGACTGACTCACGTCAGGTGTTTCATCGTTTGGCAGGATGCTGGACTTACTGGGGATGGATTGCAAATTATTTTTCATCCGAAGACGATGCAAAAGCATTCTATGATGAACTGGTTTATATGCTTGCCAACCAGATGGCCGCCCCGAATAGCCCGCAATGGTTTAATACAGGTTTGAACTGGGCATATGGAATTTCCGGTCCTTCACAGGGACATTATTATGTTGATTACAAAACCGGAGAATTAACTGCATCTACTGATGCATACACACATCCCCAGCCTCATGCATGTTTTATTCAATCAGTAAAAGATGACCTTGTTAATGAAGGCGGAATTATGGACCTGTGGGTGCGTGAAGCCCGCCTGTTCAAATATGGTTCAGGCACCGGTTCAAATTTCTCCGACATAAGAGGTTCACAGGAAACACTTAGCGGCGGCGGAAGATCTTCGGGATTAATGTCTTTCCTTAAAATCGGTGACCGGTCTGCGGGTGCAATTAAATCCGGCGGAACAACACGCCGTGCCGCAAAAATGGTTACACTTGATCTCGATCACCCGGATATTGAAGAGTACATCAACTGGAAAGTTGTTGAAGAACAGAAAGTTGCAGCTATAGTAGCGGGTTCTAAATTATGTAATATTCATTTGAACAAAATTATGAAAGCCTGTTATGATGAACACCCGGAAAATGACAGGTTCAATAAAAATGTAAATAAAAGATTAAAGCAGGCTGTACTTGAAGCAAGAAAAGTTCAGATACCGAATAACTATATTGAACGTGTTATTCATCTTGCAAAACTTGGATTCAAATCGATTGAGTTCCCTGTGTATGATACAGATTGGAACTCTGATTCCTACGCGACAGTATCAGGACAAAATTCCAACAACTCTATCCGCGTTACAAATGATTTTATGCAGGCTGTACAGAATGACGGCAACTGGAACCTGTACTGGCGTGTAGAAAAGAAAAAAGCAAGAAATGAGAAACGTTCTCCTAAACCATGCAAAACTCTTAAAGCAAGAGAGTTGTATGATCAGATATCTTATGCTGCATGGTCATGCGCCGATCCGGGAATTCAGTTCCACTCTACTATTAATGAATGGCATACCTGCCCGGAAGATGGGGAAATAAAAGCATCCAATCCCTGCAGTGAATACATGTTCCTTGATGATACGGCTTGTAATCTCGCTTCACTAAACCTTGTTAAGTTTTATAATTCATCCGTTCAAAAATTTGATATAGAAGCTTACCGGCATGCAACAAAGATCTGGACAATGGTTCTGGAAATAAGTGTACTGATGGCTCAATTTCCTAGTAAGGAAATTGCAAAATACAGTTATGAATTCAGGACTCTGGGATTGGGTTATGCAAATCTTGGTTCATTACTTATGCTTCAGGGAATTCCTTATGACAGCAGCGAAGCGTTTGCAATCTGCGGAGCTATCACAAGTATAATGCATATGAGCTCGTATGCTGCGTCTGCTGAGATTTCTAAGGAGATCGGACCATTCCCCAAATACGACAGAAATAAAAATCATATGCTTCGCGTAATCCGCAACCACAGGCGTGCTGCATACAATGTTCCCAAGGAGGAGTATGAAGGGCTTTCTATTTACCCGGTCGGTATTGATCCAAAGCATTGTCCTTCCGATCTATTAAAAGCTGCCCGTGAAGACGCTGACAAAGCTCTGGAGCTTGGTTCACAATTCGGATTCAGAAATGCGCAGGTAACTGTAATAGCACCAACCGGTACAATAGGTCTGGTGATGGATTGTGATACTACTGGTGTTGAACCTGATTTCGCTCTGGTAAAATTCAAAAAACTTGCCGGTGGCGGTTATTTCAAAATAATAAATCAATCAATTCCTCCTGCACTTGAAAGATTAGGATATAATAAAGATCAGATTACTGAAATAGTGAAGTACGCAAAAGGTTCAGGCACATTAGCCGGATGTCCTTATATAAATCATGAATCACTAAAAGCAAAAGGGTTCACTCCCGAAGCTCTGACAAAACTTGACAAAGCAATTCCGTCAGCATTCGAATTGAGTTTTGCTTTCAACAAATTTACTCTGGGTGAAGAATTCCTGACTGCAAAACTTGGAATACCATCAGAGGAAATAAACTCATTCGATTTTAATCTGCTTACGACTCTTGGTTTTTCCAAACAGGAGATAGCATCAGCAAATGATTATGTATGCGGTACCATGACGATTGAAGGTGCACCATTCCTTAAACATGAACATTACCCAGTGTTTGATTGCGCAAACAGGTGCGGTAAAAAAGGAACAAGATTCATCCGTCCGATTGCGCATATAAGAATGATGGCTTCGGCTCAGCCCTTCATTTCAGGGGCTATATCCAAGACGATTAATCTTCCAAACCAGGCATCAGTTGAAGATGTTAAGGATGCGTATCTGCAGTCATGGAAAATGGGAATCAAAGCAAATGCTCTATACCGTGACGGTTCAAAACTTTCACAGCCGTTAAACTCCGTAAGTGAAGAAGAACTTGAAGCTTTGATGGATGAAAAAGAACGCAATGATATTGTTAAAGTAGCGGAAAAAATTATTCATCGTTACATCGCAAAGAGAAGAAGACTTCCGGACAGAAGATCCGGCTATACACAAAAAGCAAAAATTAATGGTCAATCCGTTTACATACGTACAGGTGAATATGAAAACGGTCAGATAGGTGAAATATTTATTGATATGCACCGTGAAGGCGCATCATTCCGAAGCCTGCTTAACTGTTTTGCAATTTCAATTTCACTTGGATTACAACACGGTGTACCGCTTGAAGAATTCATTGATGCATTTGTGTTCACCAAGTTTGAACCGAGCGGAATGGTAAGCGGTAACGATAAAATTAAAATGTCCACATCAGTGATTGATTATATCTTCCGCGAACTTGCGGTTACATATCTTGGAAGAAATGATCTGTCTCACGTTGACCCTGATGAAATAAAATCTAAAGCTTCTCCCGGAATAGTAAAAAAGTTATCTGAACCTGAATTTATCAGTGAAGAACTGATTAGTGAAAGAGTTGTAGAACTGGATGAAGAAAAACTTAGTTCTTACCGCAACAGTATGACGACTGTTGAAAATTCGGGGAAACGTTCCGAAAGCTTTAACAGGTCCGGTTCAAATTTCTCAAAGACAATCCGGCAGGCAATTGAACGGGGATACACCGGTGATATTTGTACTGAATGCCAAAGTGTGACAATGGTCAGGAACGGAACATGCTTAAAATGTATCACCTGCGGTGCTACTTCGGGATGCAGTTGA